From one Solanum lycopersicum chromosome 12, SLM_r2.1 genomic stretch:
- the LOC101257748 gene encoding secoisolariciresinol dehydrogenase-like encodes MANSTPSSPIAKTFSSFFLSLFFLFIIFSSSTATIQNNDRRLEGKVAIITGGASGIGAATARRFVQQGAKVVICDIQDNLGTSVAQQIGNTQTIIYVHCDVSIESDVQNVVNTTIAKFGKLDIMFSNAGVMGNPFTSIQDIDYNMIKKTFDVNVVGGFFCAKHAARVMIPKKKGVIIFTTSIVSTLYSDLTHIYTASKNALLGLTKNVGVELAKYGIRVNSVSPYAISTPLMLNAFRVNKEMGDKWFAEGANLKGVLLSVEDVANGVLYLASDESKYASGLNLILDGGYTTTNIALGEAYKRLFINKTM; translated from the exons ATGGCCAACTCTACTCCTTCATCCCCAATAGCCAAaacattttcctctttttttctttctttatttttcttattcataatCTTCTCCTCTTCCACTGCGACGATCCAAAATAATGATAGAAG GCTTGAAGGTAAGGTAGCAATAATAACTGGTGGAGCTAGTGGCATAGGAGCAGCCACAGCTAGACGTTTTGTTCAACAAGGTGCAAAAGTTGTTATTTGTGACATTCAAGACAATCTTGGAACTTCCGTAGCACAACAAATTGGCAATACGCAAACAATTATCTATGTCCATTGTGATGTCTCAATAGAATCGGACGTTCAAAATGTTGTTAATACAACAATTGCTAAATTTGGTAAGCTCGACATAATGTTTAGTAACGCTGGTGTAATGGGCAACCCATTTACCAGTATCCAAGACATTGATTACAACATGATCAAGAAGACATTCGATGTAAACGTTGTTGGAGGGTTCTTTTGCGCGAAACATGCTGCTAGAGTGATGATTCCGAAAAAGAAAGGTGTCATTATTTTCACTACAAGTATAGTATCGACGTTATATAGTGATTTGACTCACATCTATACCGCCTCAAAGAATGCACTTTTGGGACTTACTAAGAATGTTGGAGTCGAATTAGCGAAATACGGAATAAGAGTTAATAGTGTTTCTCCTTATGCAATTAGCACACCGTTGATGTTAAATGCATTTAGAGTAAACAAAGAAATGGGTGATAAATGGTTTGCAGAAGGAGCAAATTTAAAAGGAGTTCTACTAAGTGTTGAAGATGTGGCAAATGGAGTGTTGTATTTGGCAAGTGATGAATCTAAATATGCAAGTGGACTTAATCTTATACTTGATGGTGGTTATACCACTACAAATATTGCTTTAGGAGAGGCCTACAAGAGATTGTTCATCAACAAAACaatgtaa